ACACAGTATAGGGCAGTGGGTGTATTTGTCACACTAGCTTTTTGGGGAGTAGCAACTTGGACAACGACACCAGCAAAGCAGTTTTATCTGATTTCACTAAAACCACAATCCTCTGAAACAGTACTCAGTTTTAATACCGCCTTAATGAATGTGGGAATGATGCTGGGCTCTGCATTAGGAGGAATCATTATTCAATATACTAATATAGAAAATTTAAGCTGGATTGGTGGATTATTCGTTATACTCGCACTTATTTTTATCAGATGTTCTTTCTACCTAAATAAAAAAGTTATGAATCACCATCGACTTTAATGAATTAAAAAGTAATTTCTAAACTCAACTGCCTTGATATTCAGTTGGGTTTTTATTTTTTTAATACTCTTCGATATTTGGCATTTTATAAAAAATCTTGTTGAAGGTTATGGAAGGGGGAAATCATCACCCACATTTGCAGTTGCGAAGGGAGAGGAAATGCATGTTAGAACGAACGTACCGAATGGCAAGTTCGCTGTGCATTTTAACGCCTTTTGTAAACGAGTATTGAAGAAGTTAACAAGGAACTTTCATTAGAGTATGACTAATGAGTATAGGATTTAATAAACATCTTAGTTATTCCATTAAAGGGCGCGTTTATTTAGGAACGCGTCTTTTTCTTTTAAAGGGCCATTTAATAGAATAAAATACAATAATTAATGGACGCGAGGATTGTGAAGAGTACTTAAACTAAACCAGCTAATAGTTTGTCAATAATTTTCTGTTAAAAGTTTAATAGGAGAGTGCTATACTAAAAAGTGCATGACAAATAACCTTCCTAAAGTTTGTTTTTGGAAGGTTTTGTTCGATTTAGCTGTACTTACTTATCAAGCTAAATCTTGGTACGCAGTTCTGTTTTTTAGTAAGGCAAAAATCCAATGTATAAGTTTATTAACACAAGCTATAATCGCTACTTTAAAAGGTTTTCCTTCGTCACGTTTTTTATCATAGAATTCACGTAATTTCTTGTTTCGAGGAATGATTGTATCGTCTGTTTTAGTTTTTCTGCAATCTCGTATTGCACAACGAACAGCCATAAACAAGGCATGACGAAGTCTACTTGAACCTCGTTTTGTAATTCGATTCTTGGTCGCTGAAAATTTACCTGATTCGAAAACACTTGGGTCAACTCCAGCGAAAGCCACAAGCTTTTTAGGGTTGTTAAATCGATCTATTTCACCAATCTCAGAAATAATCGTTGCAGCGATTTTTTCACCGATGCCTGGGATAGATTTGATAATACTATATTCTTCAATTTCTTTAGCGAGGGCATCTATTTCTGACTCTAACTTTGATAGGTGCTCTTTGTACTGAAGAAGGATCTTTATATACATATCCAGACTTAAAATATGACTTTGATAAACTGTTTTTTCAAAAGGATTACGAGCTGCAGCGGCTTTAAGCTGTAAAGCTTTTTCATTTGCCCATCTAATGGACCTACTCTTACATAGTTCATATATTTTGTCTGTAATGGATTCCTCACTTGCTTTCAAAATATCTTCTGAAGAAGGGAACTCGGAAAGAGTTAATAGTGAAACCATAGAATATAAGTCTCCGAAAACCCCTTTATATTCAGGAAATATCTGTTCAAGGACTGCCTGAAATTGCAACTTAGTTTGAATCATTACGCCAGTTATATTTTCATGTTGTCTAGTAAGATTACGAAGGTTTAATAATTGCACACCACGTTTTTTATATGGCTCCAGTTCCTCTTTATAGAACAATTCACAAAGAAGATAGGCATCAATGGCATCCGTTTTTACTTTTCTCAAACTGGAACCTCTTGCCTTATATGAAATTAACGGATTAATGATAATCAATAAATATCCTCGTTCTTCTAAATAATGTATGACAGGGGCACCATAATGTCCTGTAGCTTCTAAAATGATCGTAGGCTTCATACCAGCCTCGTTTTTTACATCCTCTAAAAATATAACTAAGTCATTCAGACCTTCTAAAGTATGCGTTACCTTAAAACTTTTACGATATGGTTTGCCTTTATCTAAAAATGCTTGTACCTGGCTTTCTCCTTTTGAAATATCCAGACCAACGACTGGATTCATTATTAATCTCCTCCTAGAATCATAATTTGCCAGTTACCCCTAATCCTCCATGCAGTGTCATAGCTTCGCTTGTTATACGAGGTCTAAGTCCCAACCAGCTTCAATCATGTTTCTGCAAGTAGGGGGCGAACGGTTTAGTTGACGGGGTCAAGCCCCACGTGCAGATACGTTCTACCCTGGCTACTGCTATAATAAAACTATATAAAAAATGGTCAACCAGAAATATCTGGCTGACCTTATAATACGAACGGTGCAGGTTAGTTTAAGAAGACAACCCTGTACTATTTATATAAAATTAAAATAAAAACGAATCGGGGATAACGACTTGGAACTTGAATATTTTAAATTTAATGAAAAACCAATTAAAGCAATCGAACTTATGAAACTTTATAAAGATGCAGGTTGGTGGGAGGAAAGAAAAGAACAAGATATTGAAGAAATGTTAAAAAGGGAAATTTCAATTGGTGTATGGAAAGAGGGTACTCTTATTGGGTTTGCAAGGGCTATAACGGACGGAAATTTTAGGGCTTATATAGAAGACGTTGTTATACATCAAGCATATCAAAAGTCAGGCATTGGAAAGAATCTTGTATCAAAATTGTTAGACGAACTATCTCATATTGATGTTATTAGCTTGTTTTGTGAAGAACATTTAATTCCTTTTTACAAAAAAAACAACTTTAAATACAGTAAATCACAATTTGTATTACATAGAAAATGATAACATCTTATAAAGCTAATGGGGTGCAAGAGTTAAACAAGGTGTTGCAAAGGAGCATCTTTTTTCTTGTTGAGCTAACGAAGCAGGTTAGTTGAAGAGTGATGTTTAACTTGTGTTCAACTATAGTGCCAGATTGTTAGAGGATATAAAATTACAGTTACACGAAGGGGAGAAACATTAGGTGTGAAAAATAAAGATCTAATAAATAGTTTAATACCACTAGGGATGATTTTTGGTTCTGCTATTGGTGTAATTCTTGGCATATTTTTCGAACCAATTTCTCAAGGATTTTCAATTGTTATAGGAGCTGGAATTGGGTTATTACTGGGTTCTATCGCTTATGGATTTTATAGTAAGAAAGGGTAGAATACAACAATTGGGCGCGATTGCGGGGTAGCTTTACTATAAAAGTGTTAGTCAGTAATAAAAGTGCTAAAATACAAAGTGACTTAATCATTCTGTAACAATAGGAGAGACAATAATGATTCAATCAATAGTTCATATCGCATTAGTAGTAAAAGACTACGATGAAGCAATAGAGTTCTATACAAAGAAACTAAATTTTGAATTAGTCGAAGATATTTATCAACCAGAACAAAACAAACGCTGGGTAGTGGTGTCCCCTCCTGGTTCAGTAGGTACCACAATATTATTAGCTAAAGCATCTAAACCTGAGCAGGAACCCTTTATAGGTAATCAGTCGGGTGGTAGAGTTTTTCTTTTCTTAAATACTGACGATTTTTGGAGAGATTATAACTATATGAAATCAAAAGGAATTGAATTTGAGAGAGAACCAAAAGAGCAATCATATGGAATAGTTGCAGTGTTTAAGGATTTATACGGGAATTTATGGGATTTGTTGCAACTAAATGTTGATCATCCCATTGCTCAAAGAATTAAGTAGGATAAACTGGAAATTTCCAATAATTAGGAAAGCTCTTTTTCTATGAATGATAGTGGTGCAACCGTAAAAAGAACTGTTTTTTGTGAAAAAATGTACTTAAACAAACGGGGGCTTTCGTATTATATAGTTCAGCCAGAACTTTCTGGTTGAACTTTTTTTATTTAGATTTAATCTATCAGTAGCCAGGGTAGAACGTACGGGTGCGAGGGACATTGATCCCGTCAACTAAACTGTTCACCCCCTACTTGTAGAAATATGTTTGAGGCTGGTTGGGACTTAGATCTCGTATAACAAGCGAAGCTATAATACTACTTGGAGGTAATAGGGGTTACTGGTGAATACGTTGTAGGAGGAGAAAAAATGAACCCAGTAGTGGGTATTGATGTAGCTAAAGATGAAAGTGAAGTACAAGCTTTTTTAGAAAAAGGAAAGCCATATGGGGAAAATTTTTCAATTAAGCATAATCGTGAAGAGTTAGACAAGTTTATAGGATTTTTAGGAGAGATTAGATCGATAGCAGGGAGTAAGCCTGTTGTCATTTTGGAATCAACAGGTCATTATCATACACCGATTATTCAATGTTTAGAAGAAAATGAAATACTTTATATTTTGTTAAATCCGATCATCTCTTATCAAGCAAAGAAGTCAAGTTTAAGAAAGGTAAAGACAGATGCCTTCGATGCCTATCAATTATGTGTTCTC
This genomic stretch from Lysinibacillus pakistanensis harbors:
- a CDS encoding IS110 family transposase — translated: MNPVVGLDISKGESQVQAFLDKGKPYRKSFKVTHTLEGLNDLVIFLEDVKNEAGMKPTIILEATGHYGAPVIHYLEERGYLLIIINPLISYKARGSSLRKVKTDAIDAYLLCELFYKEELEPYKKRGVQLLNLRNLTRQHENITGVMIQTKLQFQAVLEQIFPEYKGVFGDLYSMVSLLTLSEFPSSEDILKASEESITDKIYELCKSRSIRWANEKALQLKAAAARNPFEKTVYQSHILSLDMYIKILLQYKEHLSKLESEIDALAKEIEEYSIIKSIPGIGEKIAATIISEIGEIDRFNNPKKLVAFAGVDPSVFESGKFSATKNRITKRGSSRLRHALFMAVRCAIRDCRKTKTDDTIIPRNKKLREFYDKKRDEGKPFKVAIIACVNKLIHWIFALLKNRTAYQDLA
- a CDS encoding GNAT family N-acetyltransferase; translation: MKLYKDAGWWEERKEQDIEEMLKREISIGVWKEGTLIGFARAITDGNFRAYIEDVVIHQAYQKSGIGKNLVSKLLDELSHIDVISLFCEEHLIPFYKKNNFKYSKSQFVLHRK
- a CDS encoding VOC family protein, whose protein sequence is MIQSIVHIALVVKDYDEAIEFYTKKLNFELVEDIYQPEQNKRWVVVSPPGSVGTTILLAKASKPEQEPFIGNQSGGRVFLFLNTDDFWRDYNYMKSKGIEFEREPKEQSYGIVAVFKDLYGNLWDLLQLNVDHPIAQRIK